A single Phragmites australis chromosome 4, lpPhrAust1.1, whole genome shotgun sequence DNA region contains:
- the LOC133916208 gene encoding F-box protein At5g46170-like — MQSKHRIFAEDLLLAAEGEDHFDPVPDSLVLLIFNKVADARSLGRCSAVSRRFNALVPLVDDACLRIDRVITDADDALGLAGPRPRGVLSHLFKAMFLAVLKPFAHCDAKSSGSHAKHAAQQHHSPAQVLKNFSSIRNLRMELPVSDVGTDDGVLLKWKAVFGSTLQSCVILGGTRVDRAGPHAHAHAPSAAAADPESADDSGSIPESFYTNGGLKLRVVWTISSLIAAATRHYLLREIVKEHPTLERVALTDAHGQGTLSMGRDQLKEFRDKPLAAAAAANRSQVPACNMKLRYAPLLELSDGTRIHGATLVVIKPVGEAGGIGGGRKDLDEFVAGAFDGPFREAVGALSKRRTYLLEMNGF; from the coding sequence ATGCAGTCCAAGCACAGGATCTTCGCGGAGGACCTGCTCCTCGCGGCGGAGGGGGAGGACCACTTCGACCCGGTCCCCGACTCGCTGGTGCTCCTCATCTTCAACAAGGTCGCCGACGCGCGCTCTCTGGGGCGGTGTTCAGCGGTGTCGCGCCGCTTCAACGCGCTCGTCCCGCTCGTCGACGACGCCTGCCTCCGCATCGACCGCGTCATCACCGACGCCGACGACGCGctcggcctcgccgggccgcgCCCGCGCGGCGTGCTCTCGCACCTCTTCAAGGCCATGTTTCTCGCCGTGCTCAAGCCTTTTGCCCACTGCGACGCCAAGTCCTCCGGGAGCCACGCCAAGCACGCGGCGCAGCAGCACCACTCGCCCGCGCAGGTGCTCAAGAACTTCAGCAGCATCCGCAACCTCCGCATGGAGCTCCCCGTCTCCGATGTCGGCACCGACGACGGCGTCCTCCTCAAGTGGAAGGCCGTCTTCGGCAGCACCCTCCAGAGTTGCGTCATACTCGGCGGCACCAGGGTGGACCGGGCCGGCCCCCACGCGCACGCGCACGCGCCttccgcggccgccgccgaccCTGAGTCGGCAGACGACAGCGGAAGCATACCGGAGTCGTTCTATACCAACGGCGGCCTCAAGCTGCGCGTGGTGTGGACCATCAGCTCCCTCATAGCGGCGGCCACAAGGCACTACCTCCTCCGCGAGATCGTCAAGGAGCATCCCACCCTGGAGCGCGTCGCGCTCACGGACGCACACGGGCAGGGCACGCTCAGCATGGGGCGCGACCAGCTCAAGGAGTTCAGGGACAAGCCgctcgccgcggccgccgccgccaaccgCTCGCAGGTGCCCGCCTGCAACATGAAGCTCCGGTACGCGCCGCTGCTGGAGCTCTCAGACGGCACCAGGATCCACGGCGCCACGCTCGTGGTGATCAAGCCCGTTGGCGAGGCCGGCGGCATCGGCGGCGGCAGGAAGGACCTCGACGAGTTCGTCGCCGGCGCGTTCGACGGGCCGTTCAGGGAGGCCGTGGGCGCGCTTAGCAAGCGCCGCACCTACCTGCTCGAGATGAACGGCTTCTAG